One window of the Lytechinus variegatus isolate NC3 chromosome 3, Lvar_3.0, whole genome shotgun sequence genome contains the following:
- the LOC121411887 gene encoding uncharacterized protein LOC121411887, whose amino-acid sequence MDTDGRDPITENGPTPVSSPVLESQESVIPVGSDEKTITDLLVGLGMAVEDLYASEVLEVRLCFWLVCCLVILWLCIILAWKTYGREIMTVLAGQDKLNRSGSISRESSRQNSAEDASIVTEPPVSKSERWPEHGKPLESSVSAPHHPKTD is encoded by the exons ATGGATACAGATGGTCGTGATCCCATTACAGAAAATGGCCCGACACCCGTTTCTTCGCCTGTCCTGGAGAGCCAGGAGAGTGTAATTCCCGTAGGCTCTGATGAAAAGACAATCACAGACTTGTTGGTAGGACTCGGGATGGCTGTAGAGGATCTGTATGCTTCGGAAGTTCTGGAGGTGAGGTTGTGCTTTTGGTTGGTCTGCTGTTTGGTGATCCTCTGGTTGTGCATCATCCTGGCCTGGAAGACCTATGGACGTGAGATCATGACAGTGCTTGCCGGACAGGACAAGCTGAACAGGAGTGGCTCCATATCAAGAGAATCTAGCAGACAGAA TTCAGCCGAAGATGCATCGATAGTGACCGAACCCCCGGTGAGCAAGAGCGAGAGATGGCCAGAACATGGAAAACCCCTGGAATCTTCAGTCTCTGCCCCTCACCATCCAAAAACAGATTGA
- the LOC121411890 gene encoding THAP domain-containing protein 5-like has protein sequence MPLCAAHRCKNRAGKSTKKTFHRFPVRRPDVLKEWLKRIGRRKDWIPSPNVVLCSDHFHERCFDRTGQITRLRHNAIPTIFAFTISEDGEVTDTPKSGTISYLAEASEIGELPANHMFLHGNDGGDFQRNGAQTPISRPTGSLGTTSTMHTTSLPSRAIPTTVTSTSDDGPDLASSRPQTAISRPTCTWSVGTSSTTHTAILPSSSSFFTGTPTSASSSSQSKNIKENIFTHDHTYSVSFNCTNVKEKMDAIHNQLTLMTKKMKQTHMSNNRLAIKEKSLMSEIKKLKSAQEVNLKRIEQLTDSLHFGL, from the exons atgccGCTTTGTGCTGCACACAGATGTAAAAATCGAGCAGGAAAATCTACAAAGAAAACTTTTCATAG atttccTGTGCGGCGTCCTGATGTACTGAAGGAATGGCTAAAGAGAATAGGCAGAAGAAAAGATTGGATCCCATCACCGAATGTTGTTCTCTGCTCAGATCACTTCCATGAAAGATGTTTTGATCGTACAGGGCAAATCACAAGATTACGTCATAATGCGATACCCACCATCTTCGCTTTCACTATTTCCGAG GATGGAGAAGTGACAGATACTCCCAAGTCTGGGACTATCTCATACCTGGCTGAAGCTTCAGAGATCGGTGAGCTTCCCGCAAATCATATGTTCTTACATGGTAACGACGGAGGAGACTTTCAAAGGAACGGAGCCCAAACTCCAATTTCCAGGCCTACAGGGTCCTTGGGTACCACTAGTACTATGCATACCACTTCTTTACCCAGCCGCGCCATACCTACGACTGTCACGTCTACCAGTGACGATGGACCAGACTTAGCAAGCAGCAGACCCCAAACTGCAATTtccaggcctacatgtacatggtctGTTGGTACCTCTAGTACTACACATACCGCTATTTTACCCAGCAGCTCCAGTTTTTTTACTGGCACGCCTACCAGTGCTTCTTCGTCATCACAGTCAAAGAACATTaaggaaaatatattcacaCATGACCACACGTACAGTGTAAGCTTTAACTGCACGAACGTGAAGGAAAAAATGGACGCCATCCACAATCAGCTGACTCTGATGACGAAGAAAATGAAGCAGACACATATGAGCAACAACAGGCTTGCAATCAAAGAGAAGTCTTTGATGTCTGAGATCAAGAAACTGAAATCAGCCCAGGAAGTTAATCTAAAGCGGATTGAACAGCTCACCGATAGCTTACATTTTGGTCTTTGA